From Thermomicrobiales bacterium, the proteins below share one genomic window:
- the rsmH gene encoding 16S rRNA (cytosine(1402)-N(4))-methyltransferase RsmH, producing the protein MIDLAPDHHFPVLWQEAVDALRPKPGGRYADGTLGGGGHTRLLLERSAPDGRVIAFDLDRQAIARGEAMEFGDRLVLVNASFDTLYEAAEVADMLPLDGVLLDLGFSSFQIDDPERGFSLRLDGPLDMRFDRSSGPTAADLVNTLDEPSIADLIWRYGEDRNSRRIAAAIAQERKRQPIATTSQLAEIVARASGGKRGKIHPATRTFQALRIATNDELATLERALAAAVRALGPGGRLAVISFHSLEDRIVKQFIARESATCICPPEQPVCTCAAKPSVRPIGKAIRPTDAEIERNSRSRSAIMRVAERLP; encoded by the coding sequence GTGATCGACCTCGCACCCGACCACCATTTCCCAGTTCTCTGGCAGGAGGCCGTCGATGCGCTCCGTCCGAAGCCAGGGGGACGCTACGCCGATGGCACCCTTGGGGGAGGTGGGCACACGCGGCTCTTGCTCGAGCGATCGGCTCCCGATGGCCGGGTAATCGCCTTCGATCTCGATCGGCAAGCGATTGCCAGAGGCGAGGCGATGGAGTTCGGAGATCGGCTGGTGCTGGTCAACGCCTCGTTCGACACGCTCTACGAGGCAGCGGAGGTGGCCGATATGCTCCCGCTCGACGGCGTGCTGCTCGATCTTGGCTTTTCGTCGTTTCAGATCGACGACCCGGAACGCGGCTTCTCGCTCAGACTCGATGGACCGCTCGATATGCGCTTCGATCGTTCGTCCGGCCCGACCGCTGCCGACCTGGTGAACACGCTGGACGAACCATCGATCGCCGATCTCATCTGGCGCTATGGTGAGGATCGGAATTCGCGCCGAATCGCTGCGGCCATCGCCCAGGAACGCAAACGGCAGCCGATCGCAACCACGTCCCAATTGGCAGAGATCGTGGCGCGCGCCTCAGGTGGTAAACGTGGGAAAATTCACCCGGCGACGCGCACCTTTCAGGCCTTGCGCATTGCCACCAACGACGAATTGGCAACACTCGAACGCGCGCTCGCTGCCGCGGTGCGTGCGCTGGGTCCGGGCGGTAGATTGGCGGTCATCAGTTTTCATTCCCTGGAAGACCGCATCGTCAAGCAATTCATCGCTCGTGAGAGCGCAACCTGCATTTGCCCGCCAGAGCAGCCAGTTTGCACTTGCGCAGCCAAGCCATCTGTTCGGCCCATAGGCAAAGCCATTCGGCCAACCG
- the mraZ gene encoding division/cell wall cluster transcriptional repressor MraZ — protein MFLGRYAYNVDQKGRLAVPARFRESLSGTVILTRGIDACLVLYPLESWVPLAAKVDALPLADPDARAFRRLMYAEAANLELDSQGRILLPPELRAWAGIEREAIIVGVNTSIEIWSQAGWQAQQTAMDEQSADFASRFAGLI, from the coding sequence ATGTTTCTCGGGCGATATGCATACAACGTCGACCAAAAGGGGCGACTGGCTGTGCCAGCCCGCTTTCGTGAATCGTTGTCCGGCACGGTCATCCTGACGCGCGGCATCGATGCTTGCCTCGTGCTCTATCCTTTGGAAAGCTGGGTGCCGCTGGCTGCGAAGGTCGACGCGCTCCCGCTGGCCGATCCGGACGCCCGAGCGTTCCGGCGGCTGATGTACGCCGAGGCGGCGAACCTCGAGCTCGACAGCCAGGGACGCATTCTTCTCCCACCAGAGCTACGAGCGTGGGCCGGTATCGAGCGCGAAGCAATCATCGTTGGGGTCAACACCTCGATCGAAATCTGGAGTCAGGCGGGGTGGCAGGCGCAACAGACGGCGATGGACGAACAATCGGCCGATTTCGCCAGCCGTTTTGCCGGATTGATCTAG
- a CDS encoding phosphotransferase: MWLPYASEAFDRHRLRLAADAFLGPGGSYPVVVATDLVVKFFGFAGEWHATWENERRAYQRLAQDDRIRAPKLIAHGVLFPGEPEPLPYLILTRMRGQSWCEVSLEIDQRITIASELGQQLRLIHTLPHDGLPSIAHWQTGTAGDGARLGAFPSELVNKVDAWIDTVPVAPPCFVHSDIFERHPLVANGHLTGIIDWGDAMAADPHVELAKLHLDVFAGDRRLLRAFIDGYEWPVDADFARRALAMALRRHAQIHGQHGPGGDVFYRLPELLAGTRIRDLDSLAEQLFSP, encoded by the coding sequence GTGTGGCTCCCATATGCGTCCGAAGCGTTCGACCGGCATCGCTTGCGGCTCGCCGCCGACGCGTTCCTTGGACCCGGGGGCTCGTATCCTGTGGTTGTTGCGACTGACCTGGTTGTCAAGTTTTTCGGGTTCGCGGGCGAATGGCATGCCACCTGGGAGAACGAGCGCCGCGCCTATCAGCGTCTGGCCCAGGACGATCGAATTCGCGCGCCGAAGCTGATCGCGCATGGGGTGTTGTTTCCGGGTGAACCCGAACCGCTGCCATATCTGATTCTGACCCGAATGCGGGGGCAAAGCTGGTGCGAGGTTTCTCTGGAGATCGATCAGCGGATCACCATCGCGTCCGAACTCGGCCAGCAACTCCGCCTGATCCACACTCTGCCGCATGATGGGCTTCCGTCGATCGCCCACTGGCAAACCGGCACCGCCGGTGATGGCGCGCGCTTGGGCGCGTTTCCGAGTGAACTCGTGAACAAGGTCGATGCCTGGATCGACACCGTTCCGGTTGCTCCGCCGTGCTTCGTCCACAGCGACATTTTCGAGCGCCACCCGCTTGTCGCCAATGGACACCTGACCGGGATCATCGATTGGGGCGACGCAATGGCTGCTGATCCTCATGTCGAACTCGCCAAACTCCACCTCGATGTCTTCGCCGGCGACAGGCGACTGCTACGCGCATTCATCGATGGCTATGAATGGCCCGTCGACGCTGATTTCGCTCGGCGCGCGCTGGCGATGGCGTTGCGACGCCATGCGCAGATCCATGGCCAACATGGTCCGGGCGGAGACGTCTTCTACCGGCTCCCGGAACTGCTCGCCGGTACACGTATCCGCGACCTGGATAGTCTGGCCGAGCAGCTCTTCTCGCCTTGA
- a CDS encoding biotin carboxylase N-terminal domain-containing protein, producing the protein MSFDRVLIANRGEIAVRIIRACRDLGLSPVAVYGPGEERALHVRLADDAYALSDANGLPYLDIDQLLARAGEAGANAVHPGYGFLSENPIFAERCVSAGLVYVGAPASAIAAMGSKIEARAIALSAGVPVVPGTGQPLTGIDDAIDTAGKIGFPVAFKASAGGGGRGFRVAQSADEVEAAFNGSTGEAARYFANPIVYAERYLGAARHIEMQIMADTHGNVVWVGERDCSVQRRHQKLIEEAPAARLAPETRVALGEAAVALARAVGYVNAGTVEFMVEPSGEFYFLEMNTRIQVEHTITEATTGIDLVREQLLVAMGEPLSFTQDSIEIRGHAIQFRINAEDPGRDFAPMPGTIEQLRFPLGPGVRIDSAAEPGTAVLPAYDSLIAKLVIAGRDRNEAIARARRALDEFEIGGVPSTIGFHRRVVDEPSFVAGGVTTRYLTEHPEVIPPAWEGSAEAVAEPPAVHDQIVEVNGRRFTVRTIGAGPRNPLAAQPVKAAPKRSGSGRGKSGQDGADLVSPIQGTVLRLGAEPGAGVQAGDLIAVVEAMKMENEIRAHRTGTVKEMLVAVGDRIAAGAVLARIGDG; encoded by the coding sequence ATGTCGTTCGATCGGGTGTTGATCGCCAATCGCGGCGAAATCGCCGTGCGCATCATTCGCGCCTGCCGGGATTTGGGTCTTTCCCCGGTTGCCGTGTATGGACCGGGAGAAGAACGCGCCCTGCATGTGCGCCTGGCCGATGACGCCTATGCCCTTTCGGATGCAAATGGGTTGCCGTACCTGGATATCGATCAGCTTCTTGCGCGTGCCGGGGAGGCCGGCGCGAACGCGGTTCATCCTGGCTACGGGTTTCTCTCTGAGAATCCGATCTTCGCAGAGCGCTGCGTGTCAGCGGGACTCGTCTATGTTGGCGCTCCTGCTTCGGCGATCGCCGCGATGGGCAGCAAGATCGAAGCGCGCGCGATCGCGCTCTCTGCGGGCGTTCCGGTCGTGCCTGGTACGGGACAACCGCTCACTGGTATCGATGATGCCATCGACACTGCCGGCAAGATCGGCTTTCCGGTCGCCTTCAAGGCGTCGGCCGGCGGAGGCGGACGCGGATTCCGTGTCGCGCAGTCGGCTGACGAGGTCGAAGCCGCGTTCAACGGCAGTACCGGAGAAGCGGCCCGCTACTTTGCCAATCCGATCGTCTATGCCGAACGCTACCTCGGCGCCGCCCGGCATATCGAGATGCAGATCATGGCCGACACGCACGGCAATGTGGTCTGGGTCGGAGAACGCGACTGCTCTGTCCAGCGCCGCCACCAAAAGCTGATCGAAGAAGCCCCTGCTGCGCGCCTGGCTCCCGAAACTCGTGTCGCGCTCGGCGAGGCGGCGGTCGCGTTGGCCAGGGCGGTCGGCTATGTGAACGCCGGCACAGTCGAGTTCATGGTCGAGCCGTCCGGGGAGTTCTACTTCCTGGAAATGAACACCCGTATCCAGGTGGAGCACACCATCACCGAAGCGACCACCGGCATCGATTTGGTGCGGGAGCAGTTGTTGGTCGCGATGGGAGAGCCGTTGAGCTTCACGCAAGACTCGATCGAGATCCGGGGGCACGCAATTCAGTTTCGCATCAACGCCGAGGATCCGGGACGGGACTTTGCCCCGATGCCGGGAACGATCGAGCAGTTGCGTTTTCCACTCGGGCCGGGCGTGCGGATCGATTCCGCCGCCGAACCCGGAACCGCGGTGCTTCCGGCGTATGACTCGCTCATCGCCAAGCTCGTGATTGCCGGGCGAGATCGGAACGAGGCGATTGCCCGCGCGCGGAGAGCGCTGGACGAGTTCGAGATTGGCGGGGTTCCAAGCACAATCGGTTTCCACCGTCGCGTAGTGGACGAACCATCGTTCGTAGCCGGCGGTGTCACGACCCGCTACCTCACGGAGCATCCCGAGGTCATTCCGCCAGCCTGGGAGGGAAGCGCCGAGGCGGTGGCCGAACCGCCTGCCGTGCATGACCAGATCGTCGAGGTGAATGGACGGCGCTTCACCGTGCGCACCATTGGCGCCGGGCCGCGCAACCCATTGGCCGCGCAACCGGTCAAGGCGGCGCCGAAGCGCAGTGGATCTGGACGTGGAAAGAGTGGGCAGGACGGCGCTGATCTGGTCAGTCCCATTCAGGGGACCGTGCTGCGTTTGGGCGCCGAGCCCGGCGCAGGTGTGCAGGCGGGGGACCTGATCGCTGTCGTCGAGGCGATGAAGATGGAGAACGAGATCCGCGCTCATCGCACGGGAACCGTCAAAGAGATGCTGGTGGCAGTCGGGGACCGGATCGCAGCCGGCGCAGTGCTGGCCCGCATCGGCGACGGCTGA
- a CDS encoding thiamine pyrophosphate-binding protein — protein MAVGHDETTRKMTGWQAVVEAMRAEGVPYVFGLPGDPGHLYDAVYELEQDGGPRAIGVRYETSGAFLAMAYTRVTGKIAACFGCPGPGIANLVPGVLEAFSGCTPMLVLGVRASRQTNGMGAFQETDHIGMMKPITKWATTVEVAERIPWTIRRAIQLANTGQPGPVYVELPADIGMGVHEIGPYRKASSGTRPGPNADDLLRAADLIAGAKRPLIITGGGCYLSGAGNAVAELSERFGIPIQTTPAGRSSVAETHPLFCGVVGLYRTTFPKQVYEAADLIVTVGSRMEEFQGGFLDPGAPKQVIQIEIDDFEIGRNWVPEVAIQSDARLAVESLTGVLMDRGLPRFTSWADEIVAGRKQSIAAAREDAEASMATASMPMQGKAIVSEINRVFGHDTILVKENGGQDLWVYYWPYYQVLDQQCCVAPAEQTAMGYGIIGAMAAKLAEPDKKVVSTSGDGAFQMSTHELGTAAQNKLGITWVVLNDNAFGWVQWIQRRALDSRIVATSFEPGIDIVATAKAAGCDGIKVESPDQLGPALEAALAANAKGIPFVVEVPVDQSHHHAEFDRFHGYEPLASSATA, from the coding sequence ATGGCAGTGGGACACGATGAAACAACACGGAAAATGACCGGATGGCAGGCAGTCGTGGAGGCGATGCGGGCGGAAGGCGTGCCGTACGTTTTCGGCTTGCCAGGAGACCCGGGGCATCTCTACGACGCGGTGTACGAGTTGGAGCAGGACGGCGGTCCGCGAGCGATAGGTGTGCGCTATGAGACCTCGGGCGCGTTCCTGGCAATGGCCTACACGCGGGTGACCGGCAAGATCGCGGCATGTTTCGGGTGTCCCGGACCCGGGATTGCCAACCTGGTTCCAGGCGTCCTGGAGGCGTTCTCCGGTTGCACTCCGATGCTGGTGCTGGGTGTGCGTGCCAGCCGGCAGACCAACGGCATGGGCGCGTTTCAGGAAACCGATCATATCGGCATGATGAAACCGATCACCAAATGGGCCACAACGGTCGAGGTGGCTGAGCGCATCCCGTGGACCATCCGCCGCGCCATTCAGCTCGCAAACACGGGACAGCCTGGCCCCGTCTATGTCGAACTTCCCGCCGATATCGGCATGGGCGTGCATGAGATCGGCCCTTACCGCAAGGCGAGCAGCGGCACTCGCCCAGGTCCGAACGCGGACGATCTGTTGCGAGCGGCCGATCTGATCGCCGGCGCGAAGCGGCCGCTCATCATCACCGGAGGCGGGTGCTACCTCTCGGGAGCTGGCAACGCGGTAGCCGAGCTCTCGGAGCGATTCGGAATCCCGATCCAGACCACGCCGGCCGGCCGCAGTTCGGTGGCAGAGACGCATCCCCTCTTTTGCGGAGTGGTCGGGCTCTATCGCACCACCTTTCCGAAACAGGTCTATGAAGCCGCCGATCTGATCGTGACGGTCGGCTCGCGCATGGAAGAGTTCCAGGGCGGTTTTCTCGATCCGGGCGCTCCGAAACAAGTCATCCAGATCGAAATCGATGATTTCGAGATCGGGCGCAACTGGGTTCCTGAAGTCGCGATTCAATCCGACGCGCGCCTGGCAGTCGAATCCCTGACCGGGGTGCTGATGGATCGCGGGTTGCCGCGATTCACGAGTTGGGCAGATGAGATCGTCGCTGGCCGCAAGCAGTCCATCGCGGCCGCACGGGAAGATGCGGAGGCCTCGATGGCCACCGCTTCGATGCCGATGCAGGGGAAAGCGATCGTGTCCGAAATCAACCGCGTGTTTGGGCACGACACGATCCTGGTGAAGGAAAACGGCGGACAGGATCTCTGGGTCTACTACTGGCCGTACTACCAGGTGCTCGACCAGCAATGTTGCGTCGCTCCGGCCGAGCAGACCGCCATGGGCTACGGCATCATCGGCGCGATGGCCGCCAAACTGGCCGAACCCGACAAGAAGGTCGTTTCCACCTCGGGTGACGGCGCCTTTCAGATGTCGACCCACGAGCTTGGCACCGCCGCGCAGAACAAGCTGGGCATCACATGGGTAGTGCTGAACGACAACGCGTTCGGCTGGGTGCAATGGATTCAGCGGCGCGCGCTCGATAGCCGCATCGTGGCGACGTCATTCGAACCAGGAATCGATATCGTCGCCACGGCGAAAGCGGCTGGTTGCGACGGGATCAAGGTCGAATCACCGGACCAACTCGGGCCAGCGCTCGAAGCCGCCCTCGCCGCCAATGCAAAGGGCATTCCCTTTGTGGTCGAGGTACCGGTCGATCAATCGCACCATCACGCCGAGTTCGACCGCTTCCACGGCTATGAGCCGCTCGCATCGAGCGCGACGGCATAG
- a CDS encoding flavin reductase family protein gives MSDAFRTFDLANPGERETYFLLTGMVIPRPVAWISTLAPDGTANIAPFSFTTILSSEPPVVCFVSSGIKDSMRNAQETGDFVYNVGGEDLLEELNLTAADLHRHESEFAWVKLTPLASDIVKSPRLGEAPISMECKLVDVIPFGGGDGNLVAGEVVRIHIAERIITNDRVDPEKLRPICRLSGSNFATLGDIITLKRPNRQDLIDRGMQPAVAGVLDPEFGDELK, from the coding sequence ATGAGTGACGCTTTCCGCACCTTCGACCTCGCGAATCCTGGCGAACGCGAGACCTACTTCCTGCTTACCGGTATGGTGATTCCCCGGCCGGTGGCCTGGATCTCCACGCTTGCGCCCGATGGCACGGCCAACATCGCGCCCTTCTCGTTCACGACGATTCTTTCGTCCGAACCGCCGGTTGTCTGTTTCGTCAGCTCGGGTATCAAGGACTCGATGCGCAACGCGCAAGAAACCGGAGACTTTGTCTACAACGTCGGTGGCGAGGACTTGCTCGAAGAACTGAACCTGACCGCCGCGGACTTGCATCGCCACGAAAGCGAATTTGCCTGGGTAAAACTGACTCCGCTCGCCTCTGACATTGTGAAGAGCCCGCGGCTGGGCGAAGCGCCAATCTCGATGGAATGCAAACTCGTGGATGTGATTCCGTTCGGCGGGGGTGATGGCAACCTGGTGGCGGGTGAGGTGGTGCGTATCCACATTGCCGAGCGGATCATCACCAACGACCGGGTGGATCCGGAAAAACTCCGACCGATTTGCCGCCTCTCCGGGAGCAACTTCGCCACGCTCGGAGACATCATTACCTTGAAACGCCCAAATCGCCAGGATCTCATCGACCGAGGCATGCAACCCGCTGTGGCGGGGGTGTTGGATCCGGAGTTCGGCGACGAGCTGAAATAG
- a CDS encoding VOC family protein, with protein MSSLVTAGFHHVTLVCRDARQTMRFYRDLLGLAMVKVTVNFDKTDTYHLYFGNEAGAPGSLLTFFEWPQAMRGRYGVGGIHHVALGTRNDDTLLMWKRWLTDNGVRVTGPYDRGYFTSIYFTDPDRQVIEIATDGPGFQIDEPANALGRDLMIPPPSRFPEGRDEDAIRAKTWPETITAPTDEMRLHGIHHVTGMTDDLDAAHDFYTRALGLNLVKMSLNQDDPDTKHYFWANYDGENVAYGSDFTLFGWRPTSPKAREGVGQTHHVAWRATDDEQLGAWREHLLGLGYEVTEVRDRKYFKSIYLRTHDGLLVEVATDPPGFGVDETELGSAVQLPPWLEERRDEILAGLRPLV; from the coding sequence ATGTCATCGCTCGTCACCGCGGGATTCCACCACGTCACCCTCGTCTGCCGCGATGCGCGCCAGACCATGCGCTTCTATCGGGATCTCCTCGGGCTCGCGATGGTGAAGGTGACGGTCAACTTCGACAAGACCGATACGTACCATCTCTATTTCGGCAACGAAGCGGGAGCACCCGGCTCATTGCTCACGTTCTTCGAATGGCCGCAGGCGATGCGCGGTCGGTATGGTGTGGGTGGAATCCACCATGTCGCACTCGGTACCAGGAACGACGACACGCTGCTCATGTGGAAACGTTGGCTGACCGACAACGGTGTCCGCGTCACCGGACCATATGACCGCGGCTACTTCACGAGCATCTATTTCACCGATCCCGACCGGCAAGTGATCGAAATCGCCACCGACGGCCCGGGATTCCAGATCGACGAACCCGCCAACGCGCTGGGCCGGGATCTCATGATTCCTCCGCCGAGTCGATTCCCGGAAGGACGCGACGAAGATGCGATCCGCGCCAAGACCTGGCCGGAGACGATCACCGCGCCGACCGATGAGATGCGGCTGCATGGCATCCACCATGTCACCGGCATGACCGACGACCTCGACGCCGCGCATGACTTCTACACCCGAGCACTTGGTTTGAACCTGGTCAAGATGAGCCTGAACCAGGACGACCCGGACACGAAGCACTACTTCTGGGCGAACTATGACGGCGAAAATGTGGCGTACGGTTCGGATTTCACGCTCTTTGGCTGGCGTCCGACCTCACCGAAAGCGCGGGAAGGGGTCGGGCAGACGCATCATGTCGCCTGGCGGGCTACCGATGACGAACAGCTCGGCGCCTGGCGCGAACATCTCCTGGGCCTTGGCTATGAGGTCACCGAGGTGCGCGATCGGAAGTACTTCAAGAGCATCTATCTGCGCACCCACGACGGGCTGCTGGTCGAGGTTGCCACCGATCCGCCCGGCTTCGGTGTCGATGAGACCGAGCTCGGATCGGCGGTGCAATTGCCTCCATGGCTGGAGGAGCGGCGTGACGAGATCTTGGCTGGACTGCGGCCGCTGGTATGA
- a CDS encoding agmatinase family protein produces the protein MPHPSIPTLKAPSVTKRAPWQDTHEVRISNWLTEWDFASPLDAGFIGAPYSGASITPSGAAGGPEAVRMAFRFNVTFSPDWDTDIQKMTARDLGDIAGSLTNVETAHRNIEDTIAGVLGLGQPFVPIIVGGDHSITAPAIRGFAKANPGKKIGVINFDAHMDVRNFDYGNHNGTPFRQILERAPNIEPANFVEVGIHGFMNSSTYYKELLDQGTRIITGREVEKRGMEACAAEALELAGNGTDLIYVSVDIDCLAYPFTIGTSAASPEGLSAWQLLEAMWLCGQHPKVAAMDVVEIDPTRDVKDLTARSGCSVILTFLAGLYRRLYGDRGY, from the coding sequence ATGCCTCACCCTTCGATTCCGACACTGAAGGCGCCCTCGGTTACCAAGCGGGCGCCATGGCAGGACACGCACGAAGTCCGCATCAGCAACTGGCTGACGGAATGGGATTTCGCGTCTCCCCTCGATGCCGGCTTTATCGGCGCGCCCTATTCGGGCGCCTCGATCACACCGTCGGGAGCGGCCGGCGGACCGGAAGCGGTGCGCATGGCGTTTCGCTTCAATGTCACCTTTTCGCCTGACTGGGACACGGATATTCAGAAGATGACTGCTCGCGACCTCGGCGATATCGCCGGCAGTCTCACAAACGTGGAAACCGCGCATCGAAACATCGAGGACACGATTGCCGGCGTGCTCGGTCTGGGCCAACCGTTCGTACCGATCATCGTTGGCGGGGACCATTCCATCACCGCGCCCGCGATCCGGGGCTTCGCGAAGGCCAATCCCGGAAAAAAGATCGGGGTGATCAACTTCGACGCGCATATGGATGTGCGCAATTTCGACTACGGCAATCACAACGGCACGCCGTTTCGCCAGATCCTCGAACGCGCGCCGAATATCGAACCGGCGAACTTCGTCGAGGTCGGCATTCACGGTTTCATGAATTCGTCGACCTACTACAAGGAGCTGCTCGACCAGGGCACACGGATCATCACCGGCCGCGAGGTCGAAAAGCGGGGCATGGAAGCCTGCGCCGCCGAAGCGCTGGAGTTGGCCGGCAACGGAACCGATCTCATCTACGTCAGCGTCGATATCGATTGCCTGGCATACCCGTTCACCATCGGCACATCTGCGGCCTCCCCGGAGGGACTTAGCGCCTGGCAGTTGCTGGAAGCGATGTGGCTGTGCGGTCAGCATCCCAAAGTGGCGGCCATGGACGTCGTCGAAATCGATCCCACGCGCGATGTGAAAGATCTCACAGCGCGCTCTGGTTGCAGCGTGATCCTCACGTTCCTCGCGGGTCTCTATCGCCGGCTTTACGGCGATCGGGGCTATTGA
- a CDS encoding ABC transporter ATP-binding protein, translating into MAMLELNDVHTYYGNIHALKGISLSVDQGEVVSLIGSNGAGKSTTLLTISGLVHARAGTVNLEGRSLVGMPAHEITSLGVVQSPEGRRVFPRMSVLENLEMGAYARGKVDDGDLDRVYELFPRLKERAGQKAGTLSGGEQQMLAIGRALMGHPKLLLLDEPSMGLSPILVDQIFSIIREINEQGTTVLLVEQNALMALSVANRGYVLQTGEIVLADSAEKLIANDMVRKAYLGED; encoded by the coding sequence ATGGCAATGCTCGAACTCAACGACGTCCACACGTATTACGGCAACATTCATGCGCTCAAGGGCATCTCGCTGTCGGTGGATCAGGGCGAAGTCGTATCCCTGATCGGTTCGAACGGGGCGGGAAAGTCCACGACGCTGCTGACGATCTCTGGTTTGGTGCATGCTCGCGCTGGAACGGTCAACCTGGAAGGCCGATCGTTGGTCGGGATGCCCGCGCACGAAATCACATCGCTCGGCGTTGTGCAATCGCCGGAAGGGCGCCGTGTCTTTCCGCGCATGTCCGTGCTGGAGAACCTCGAGATGGGCGCCTATGCCCGTGGCAAGGTCGATGACGGCGATCTGGATCGCGTCTACGAGCTCTTTCCCCGGTTGAAGGAACGGGCCGGGCAAAAAGCCGGCACACTCTCCGGCGGCGAGCAGCAAATGCTGGCGATCGGGCGGGCCCTCATGGGGCATCCGAAGCTGCTGCTGCTCGACGAGCCGTCCATGGGGCTTTCACCAATTCTGGTCGACCAGATCTTCAGCATCATTCGTGAGATCAACGAGCAGGGGACCACGGTGCTACTGGTCGAACAGAACGCATTGATGGCGCTCAGTGTCGCCAACCGCGGCTATGTCCTGCAAACCGGTGAGATCGTGCTTGCCGATTCAGCCGAGAAGCTGATCGCAAACGACATGGTGCGCAAGGCGTATCTCGGCGAGGATTGA
- a CDS encoding ABC transporter ATP-binding protein, translated as MSTAPTTAPAAVATDVVLRATGVTKRFGGLTAVNNVDLAIPRGTIQGLIGPNGAGKTTLFNMIAGIYEPTEGQIEFNGQVIQSATGTRLRPDQVAASGISRTFQNIRLFANMSALENVLIGMHPLLKSGPFGALLKLRSVTIEERNARNAAIQWLAYVGLSRKENETAKNLSYGDQRRLEIARALASWPKLLLLDEPTAGMNPQETAQMTRFFDRMRKELDLTVLLIEHDMRVVMGISDQVAVLDHGEKIADGSPVDVQRNQQVIEAYLGKSGAEAAAASSEAREGEGR; from the coding sequence ATGAGCACGGCACCCACCACTGCGCCAGCAGCAGTTGCGACCGATGTGGTCCTGCGCGCGACTGGCGTCACCAAGCGCTTTGGCGGCTTGACCGCCGTAAACAATGTCGATCTGGCAATTCCACGCGGGACGATTCAGGGGTTGATCGGTCCGAACGGGGCAGGGAAGACGACGCTTTTCAACATGATTGCTGGCATCTATGAGCCGACCGAGGGGCAGATCGAGTTCAACGGCCAAGTGATTCAGTCGGCTACCGGCACTCGGCTTCGCCCGGACCAGGTGGCGGCGTCGGGCATTTCCCGAACCTTCCAGAACATTCGCCTCTTCGCCAACATGAGCGCGTTGGAAAACGTGCTGATCGGTATGCACCCACTGCTCAAGTCGGGACCGTTTGGCGCGCTGCTAAAGCTCCGCTCAGTGACGATCGAGGAGCGCAACGCCCGCAATGCGGCGATTCAATGGCTGGCCTACGTTGGTCTCTCGAGAAAGGAAAACGAGACGGCCAAGAATCTGTCATACGGCGATCAGCGGCGGCTCGAGATCGCCAGAGCGTTGGCGAGCTGGCCGAAGTTGCTTCTGCTCGACGAGCCGACCGCAGGCATGAACCCACAGGAAACTGCACAGATGACGCGGTTTTTCGACCGCATGCGCAAGGAGCTCGATCTGACCGTCTTGCTGATCGAACACGACATGCGCGTGGTCATGGGCATTTCCGACCAGGTCGCGGTGCTGGACCACGGGGAAAAGATCGCGGACGGCTCGCCGGTTGATGTGCAGCGCAATCAGCAGGTCATCGAAGCCTATTTGGGCAAATCGGGAGCGGAAGCCGCTGCGGCATCCAGCGAAGCCCGCGAGGGCGAGGGACGCTAA